A single genomic interval of Salmo trutta chromosome 13, fSalTru1.1, whole genome shotgun sequence harbors:
- the LOC115205630 gene encoding C4b-binding protein alpha chain isoform X1 — protein sequence MQICRDACFFLLKTLLVYLTFEVETIQAQCSKPKGGSHMSLSGDYITQETFPAGSNVVFKCDVGYVGFAMTTTCLGETWKNVTSTCRRRSCGSPGEVMNGRYDLTEGVEFGARVTAQCDKGHYIVGSKVRNCMASGWSGRLAICEVVRCGAPPVVANGSLLNRAEESYAYRELVEYQCDRQLTLDGPRFLHCSETGQFEPYPPKCIDITCPTPKIDKAFRVEGHIPPYKYKSFVRYECEKGYEMEGESGLTCEIDSRWSASYPTCKVSEDSNPEAEKSLFSKIKNEVKGGLNKVLNWVSNTIPKVELKLPWTR from the exons ATGCAGATCTGCAGggatgcatgtttttttcttttaaaaacattgCTCGTTTACCTTACGTTTGAGGTTGAAACTATTCAAG CGCAATGTTCCAAGCCCAAAGGAGGGAGCCACATGAGCCTGTCAGGAGACTACATTACCCAAGAGACTTTCCCGGCGGGGTCGAACGTCGTTTTCAAGTGTGACGTTGGTTATGTCGGATTTGCGATGACCACCACCTGTCTCGGTGAAACCTGGAAAAATGTGACATCTACCTGCCGGA GGAGATCCTGTGGCTCCCCTGGAGAAGTGATGAATGGCAGGTATGACCTCACAGAGGGGGTGGAGTTTGGAGCCAGAGTAACAGCCCAGTGTGACAAAGG ACATTACATTGTGGGTTCCAAAGTACGGAATTGCATGGCATCAGGGTGGTCTGGCAGACTCGCTATCTGTgaag TGGTGAGGTGTGGAGCACCTCCTGTTGTTGCCAATGGAAGTCTGTTGAACAGAGCTGAAGAGTCGTATGCCTACAGAGAGTtggtggagtatcagtgtgacAGGCAACTGACTCTGGATGGACCCAGGTTCTTACACTGCTCTGAAACAGGACAGTTTGAGCCATATCCACCTAAATGTATCG ACATAACTTGTCCAACACCTAAAATCGATAAAGCTTTCCGCGTAGAGGGACATATACCTCCATATAAATACAAGTCTTTCGTCAGATATGAATGTGAAAAAGGATATGAAATGGAAGGTGAATCAGGTCTTACCTGTGAAATAGACAGCCGCTGGTCAGCATCATACCCAACATGCAAAG TGTCGGAAGACAGCAACCCTGAAGCTGAAAAAAGTTTATTTTCCAAGATTAAAAATGAAGTCAAAGGTGGACTCA ACAAAGTTTTAAACTGGGTTTCCAACACAATCCCGAAGGTAGAACTCAAGCTCCCCTGGACGAGGTAA
- the LOC115205630 gene encoding zona pellucida sperm-binding protein 3 receptor isoform X2: MQICRDACFFLLKTLLVYLTFEVETIQAQCSKPKGGSHMSLSGDYITQETFPAGSNVVFKCDVGYVGFAMTTTCLGETWKNVTSTCRRRSCGSPGEVMNGRYDLTEGVEFGARVTAQCDKGHYIVGSKVRNCMASGWSGRLAICEVVRCGAPPVVANGSLLNRAEESYAYRELVEYQCDRQLTLDGPRFLHCSETGQFEPYPPKCIDITCPTPKIDKAFRVEGHIPPYKYKSFVRYECEKGYEMEGESGLTCEIDSRWSASYPTCKAFFQRMYDLMVSYHIILSRMVDINSELASSYNEAESTGP, translated from the exons ATGCAGATCTGCAGggatgcatgtttttttcttttaaaaacattgCTCGTTTACCTTACGTTTGAGGTTGAAACTATTCAAG CGCAATGTTCCAAGCCCAAAGGAGGGAGCCACATGAGCCTGTCAGGAGACTACATTACCCAAGAGACTTTCCCGGCGGGGTCGAACGTCGTTTTCAAGTGTGACGTTGGTTATGTCGGATTTGCGATGACCACCACCTGTCTCGGTGAAACCTGGAAAAATGTGACATCTACCTGCCGGA GGAGATCCTGTGGCTCCCCTGGAGAAGTGATGAATGGCAGGTATGACCTCACAGAGGGGGTGGAGTTTGGAGCCAGAGTAACAGCCCAGTGTGACAAAGG ACATTACATTGTGGGTTCCAAAGTACGGAATTGCATGGCATCAGGGTGGTCTGGCAGACTCGCTATCTGTgaag TGGTGAGGTGTGGAGCACCTCCTGTTGTTGCCAATGGAAGTCTGTTGAACAGAGCTGAAGAGTCGTATGCCTACAGAGAGTtggtggagtatcagtgtgacAGGCAACTGACTCTGGATGGACCCAGGTTCTTACACTGCTCTGAAACAGGACAGTTTGAGCCATATCCACCTAAATGTATCG ACATAACTTGTCCAACACCTAAAATCGATAAAGCTTTCCGCGTAGAGGGACATATACCTCCATATAAATACAAGTCTTTCGTCAGATATGAATGTGAAAAAGGATATGAAATGGAAGGTGAATCAGGTCTTACCTGTGAAATAGACAGCCGCTGGTCAGCATCATACCCAACATGCAAAG CATTTTTTCAACGGATGTATGACCTAATGGTTTCATATCATATCATTCTTTCAAGAATGGTGGATATTAATTCAGAATTAGCATCGTCTTACAATGAAGCAGAGAGTACAGGACCTTGA